Proteins encoded within one genomic window of Halodesulfurarchaeum formicicum:
- a CDS encoding precorrin-2 dehydrogenase/sirohydrochlorin ferrochelatase family protein, which translates to MIPLFHDFTDRRVVIFGGGAVAARKAALFATEAEVVVPSLAFHERFSEIDCRLHRTQIDGDLAAWYADDAFLVIPATDDAELNDRIAARAAEQGALVNRVDEAGRTITPSVIAGDNLTVGIATGGGSPAVSKYLRQQLEAEFETLDPMVELQSELRERAEDLPSAARREFLWDVLEDDRIHETLEAGKFEQARTLAMEHHP; encoded by the coding sequence ATGATCCCGCTCTTTCACGATTTCACGGACCGTCGAGTCGTCATCTTCGGCGGTGGCGCGGTCGCCGCGAGGAAGGCCGCGCTGTTTGCCACCGAAGCCGAGGTCGTCGTCCCCTCACTTGCCTTCCACGAGCGCTTCTCGGAGATCGACTGTCGGCTCCACCGGACCCAGATCGATGGGGACCTCGCGGCCTGGTACGCCGACGACGCGTTTCTCGTGATCCCCGCAACCGACGACGCCGAGTTGAACGACCGGATCGCCGCTCGGGCGGCCGAACAGGGCGCGCTCGTGAACCGGGTGGACGAGGCCGGGCGGACCATCACCCCGAGTGTGATTGCGGGCGATAACCTCACGGTCGGTATCGCCACCGGCGGGGGAAGCCCGGCCGTGAGCAAATACCTCAGACAGCAACTGGAAGCCGAGTTCGAGACCCTCGATCCGATGGTCGAACTCCAGTCCGAACTCCGCGAGCGGGCCGAGGACCTCCCGTCGGCGGCCCGTCGGGAGTTCCTCTGGGACGTCCTCGAAGACGACCGGATCCACGAGACACTCGAAGCCGGGAAGTTCGAGCAGGCCAGAACGCTGGCCATGGAGCATCACCCATGA
- the cobA gene encoding uroporphyrinogen-III C-methyltransferase yields the protein MGNSRESAGNAGRARTETNQSSGRSSEGLDAPLGSVTASTPAPPVGRAMTRLNGEFDDRQAATAQSPVEMACGTDSPADLWVRDGGSVALVGAGPGDPGLLTVRAWRLLQSADVVLYDSLTSAAIVDSLEGAECIDVGKRTQPRTTQDQIHDLMLDRARAGESVVRLKGGDPVVFGRGGEEAEFLAARDVPFRVVPGVTSVVAAPELAGIPVTHREISSSFTVITGHEAAEKSEDHVDWDALAERVEGGETLIVLMGVKRLPDYVGRLRDRGVPADVPTAMIEKVTWDEQQTLTATLGTVVDRAAAADIEPPATTVIGEVVSMRDRVPDIDWASGQPR from the coding sequence ATGGGGAATTCACGGGAGTCGGCGGGCAATGCTGGGCGGGCCCGGACAGAGACGAACCAATCGTCGGGTCGATCGAGTGAGGGGCTGGATGCCCCGCTCGGCAGCGTGACCGCGTCCACGCCGGCGCCACCAGTTGGGCGGGCGATGACGCGGTTGAACGGCGAATTCGACGACCGCCAGGCGGCCACAGCACAGTCCCCCGTCGAGATGGCCTGTGGCACCGATTCACCCGCCGACCTCTGGGTCCGGGATGGCGGGTCGGTCGCACTGGTCGGTGCGGGGCCGGGTGACCCCGGGCTGTTGACCGTCCGGGCCTGGCGACTCCTCCAGAGTGCGGATGTCGTCCTCTACGATTCGCTGACGAGTGCGGCGATCGTCGACTCCCTTGAGGGAGCGGAATGCATCGACGTGGGCAAACGCACCCAGCCCCGGACGACCCAGGACCAGATCCACGATCTCATGCTGGACCGCGCCCGGGCGGGCGAATCGGTGGTTCGGTTGAAGGGCGGCGATCCGGTCGTCTTCGGCCGCGGCGGCGAGGAGGCGGAGTTTCTCGCGGCCCGAGACGTGCCCTTCCGGGTCGTGCCCGGCGTGACGAGTGTCGTCGCGGCCCCGGAACTCGCGGGTATCCCCGTCACCCACCGGGAGATTTCCTCCAGTTTCACCGTCATCACCGGACACGAGGCCGCGGAGAAGAGCGAGGACCACGTCGACTGGGACGCGCTGGCCGAACGCGTCGAGGGCGGCGAGACGCTTATCGTCCTGATGGGTGTCAAGCGTCTCCCGGATTACGTCGGCCGCCTCCGGGACCGGGGCGTTCCGGCGGATGTCCCCACCGCCATGATCGAGAAGGTGACCTGGGACGAACAGCAGACCCTCACCGCCACGCTGGGAACCGTCGTCGACCGGGCCGCGGCGGCAGACATCGAACCCCCCGCGACGACGGTCATCGGCGAGGTCGTCTCGATGCGTGATCGGGTCCCCGACATCGACTGGGCGTCCGGCCAACCGCGATGA
- a CDS encoding energy-coupling factor ABC transporter permease, translating into MHIAEGFLPPVWAAAWALFAAPFVAYGTYRVATYVRKSPERMAMLALAGAFMFVLSAMKFPSVTGSTSHPTGTGIAVVLFGPAVTAVLSTIVLVYQALLLAHGGITTLGANVASMGIIGPAVGWLGYRAVRDRTGIVTGTFVASVLANWATYIVTSVQLGAAFPAGGGIAGVLTAAGNFAAVFAVTQLPIAIVEGVIAAAMIKQLLAVKPAVTSKLGVST; encoded by the coding sequence ATGCACATTGCAGAGGGATTTCTGCCACCGGTCTGGGCCGCGGCCTGGGCACTGTTCGCCGCCCCGTTCGTCGCCTACGGGACCTATCGGGTCGCGACCTACGTACGGAAATCGCCGGAGCGAATGGCGATGCTGGCCCTCGCCGGGGCCTTCATGTTCGTGCTCTCGGCGATGAAGTTCCCCTCGGTCACCGGGAGCACGTCCCATCCCACCGGGACGGGCATCGCGGTCGTGCTCTTCGGCCCGGCCGTGACCGCCGTGCTCTCGACCATCGTCCTGGTCTATCAGGCACTCCTGCTCGCTCACGGCGGGATCACCACCCTGGGGGCGAACGTCGCCTCGATGGGGATCATCGGTCCCGCGGTCGGCTGGCTGGGCTACCGGGCCGTCCGTGACCGGACGGGCATCGTCACCGGGACCTTCGTGGCGTCGGTGCTGGCCAACTGGGCGACCTATATCGTGACGTCGGTGCAACTCGGGGCGGCGTTCCCGGCCGGGGGCGGAATCGCCGGGGTGCTCACAGCCGCGGGGAACTTTGCTGCGGTCTTCGCGGTGACACAGCTCCCCATCGCAATCGTGGAGGGGGTGATCGCCGCCGCGATGATCAAACAGCTTCTGGCGGTCAAACCCGCCGTGACGTCGAAACTGGGGGTGTCGACGTGA
- a CDS encoding energy-coupling factor ABC transporter substrate-binding protein, with product MNRLTLLAGLAVIGLLLIPVLAPGIGAWGGADGAGMALVADQEPAYEPWFESIWTPPSGEIESVLFSLQAAIGGGIIGYLLRGCPDN from the coding sequence GTGAACCGACTCACACTGCTCGCGGGGCTCGCCGTGATCGGTCTCCTCCTGATTCCGGTCCTGGCACCCGGGATCGGTGCCTGGGGCGGGGCAGACGGGGCCGGGATGGCACTGGTCGCCGACCAGGAACCGGCCTACGAGCCGTGGTTCGAGTCGATCTGGACGCCACCGTCCGGCGAGATCGAATCCGTACTGTTCAGCCTCCAGGCGGCGATCGGGGGCGGCATCATCGGCTACCTGCTTCGTGGCTGCCCGGACAACTGA
- a CDS encoding energy-coupling factor transporter transmembrane component T family protein codes for MHTTLEGVQQSATPAIRGPLQVYVVVFALGLTLAAPTRLGQAVAGLCFLGLTIDAVGVGPLRWLGVPVFFLAPGLAVVLVTAPGAVLYELGPLTVTDTGLQTALDTTVRSLATLSILAYLIASTPVSTVVLTLRKAGLPNVLVELFLYVYRAIATVMAEAERMHTAATARVGFGNRRATLRTMKLLASALFVRTIDRVEALDESLRARCYDGEPPAQAHVESEGYGYALGVLVLLVGVHLL; via the coding sequence ATGCACACGACACTCGAGGGCGTCCAGCAGTCGGCGACCCCCGCGATCAGGGGGCCGCTGCAGGTGTATGTCGTCGTTTTTGCCCTCGGGTTGACCCTCGCCGCCCCGACTCGACTGGGGCAGGCAGTCGCCGGGCTCTGTTTTCTCGGCCTCACGATCGATGCGGTCGGTGTCGGACCGCTGCGCTGGCTCGGCGTGCCCGTGTTCTTCCTCGCACCCGGGCTCGCGGTGGTTCTGGTCACGGCCCCCGGTGCGGTACTGTACGAACTGGGGCCGCTCACGGTGACCGACACCGGCCTGCAAACGGCGCTTGACACCACCGTTCGGTCGCTTGCCACCCTCTCGATCCTGGCGTATTTGATCGCCTCGACCCCCGTCTCGACGGTCGTGCTGACCCTCCGGAAGGCCGGACTCCCGAACGTGCTCGTGGAGTTGTTCCTCTATGTCTACCGGGCCATCGCGACGGTTATGGCCGAGGCCGAGCGGATGCACACCGCGGCGACAGCCCGGGTCGGGTTCGGAAATCGACGGGCCACGCTCCGGACGATGAAACTGCTGGCAAGCGCGCTTTTCGTCCGCACGATCGACCGCGTCGAGGCCCTCGACGAATCGCTGCGGGCCCGATGCTACGACGGCGAACCGCCGGCCCAGGCCCACGTGGAGAGCGAGGGCTATGGCTACGCGCTCGGCGTGCTGGTGCTGCTCGTGGGGGTGCACCTGCTGTGA
- a CDS encoding energy-coupling factor ABC transporter ATP-binding protein: MTLRAEGVAFAYHGSPVLTGVDFTAETGVVTALLGPNGAGKSTLLKHFNGLLRPDAGRVLVDGTEIEDDEAILREVRSRVGFVFQNPADQLIAPTVRQDVTFGPRNIGVADAVDVDSLLARVGLPDAGDRHPHTMSNGEQKRVALAGVLAMDPDYVVMDEPTAGLDGDGAAQFVGLIEDLVAAGVTVLLSTHHVGFATTVADRIAVLTEGEIKYEGKDIDRETAVQFGLRTWAL, from the coding sequence GTGACCCTCCGCGCCGAGGGCGTCGCCTTTGCCTACCACGGGTCGCCGGTGCTGACGGGCGTCGACTTCACGGCCGAGACCGGCGTGGTAACTGCCCTGCTCGGCCCGAACGGGGCCGGCAAGTCCACCCTCCTCAAACACTTCAACGGGCTCCTGCGGCCCGACGCGGGACGGGTGCTGGTTGACGGCACCGAGATCGAAGACGACGAGGCGATCCTGCGCGAGGTTCGATCCCGGGTTGGCTTTGTCTTCCAGAATCCCGCGGATCAACTCATCGCGCCCACAGTTCGCCAGGACGTGACCTTCGGCCCGCGAAACATCGGGGTCGCCGACGCGGTGGATGTAGACAGCCTGCTCGCCCGAGTGGGGCTGCCCGACGCCGGCGACCGACATCCACACACCATGAGCAACGGCGAGCAAAAGCGAGTCGCCCTGGCCGGCGTCCTGGCGATGGACCCGGATTACGTCGTCATGGACGAGCCGACGGCCGGGCTCGACGGGGACGGAGCCGCCCAGTTCGTGGGCCTGATCGAAGACCTGGTCGCTGCGGGAGTCACCGTCCTCCTCTCGACGCACCACGTCGGCTTCGCCACGACCGTCGCGGACCGGATCGCCGTCCTCACAGAGGGGGAAATCAAGTACGAGGGAAAGGATATCGACCGGGAGACGGCCGTCCAGTTCGGCCTCCGGACCTGGGCCCTCTAA
- the cbiT gene encoding precorrin-6Y C5,15-methyltransferase (decarboxylating) subunit CbiT gives MGRISLPESTAPGPTKPAVRALVLWKLDLEPDDHVVDVGAGTGAVTLEAAQVADRVTAIERDPDRVAAIRTNREASTVEGTVSVTQAVAPEGLPDAADAVFVGGTRNLDGVLDWIEQVAPRTVVLNAARLETAVRAITEFRARDFDPEIRRIAIGTGQELAGETAIEPQRPVYMIAGTPGGGA, from the coding sequence ATGGGACGGATCTCGCTCCCCGAATCGACCGCGCCGGGCCCCACCAAGCCGGCAGTCAGGGCCCTGGTCCTGTGGAAACTCGACCTCGAACCGGACGACCACGTCGTCGACGTGGGTGCCGGGACCGGGGCTGTAACGCTCGAAGCCGCCCAGGTCGCCGATCGGGTCACCGCGATCGAGCGGGATCCGGACCGGGTGGCGGCGATCCGAACGAATCGGGAGGCCTCGACCGTCGAGGGCACGGTATCCGTGACACAGGCTGTTGCGCCCGAGGGACTGCCGGACGCCGCCGACGCCGTCTTCGTCGGTGGGACGCGGAACCTCGATGGCGTGCTCGACTGGATCGAGCAGGTCGCCCCGCGGACAGTCGTCCTGAACGCGGCCCGACTGGAGACGGCCGTTCGAGCTATCACCGAATTCCGGGCGCGGGATTTCGATCCCGAAATCCGGCGAATTGCGATCGGAACGGGCCAGGAACTGGCCGGCGAGACGGCGATCGAGCCCCAGCGACCAGTGTACATGATCGCCGGCACGCCGGGGGGTGGGGCATGA
- a CDS encoding cobalt-factor II C(20)-methyltransferase: MTLYGVGLGPGDPKLVTVRGKELMERAERVYAPGDLAAEIAGEFVPDERIEQLSFPMTRDESALRAAWEEAAEVVAPAAETGTVAFVTIGDPKIYSTFSHLERAMKEYQAVDVETVPGVSVLSAFTAAMDVTIDDGPIDVREARAGVPTDGPDQCLLLKVTDVTATHQKLTAAGYDVIYGRRLFMNDATVTTEPTSLEDDYFTVAFATRGRSA; encoded by the coding sequence ATGACCCTCTACGGGGTTGGCCTGGGTCCCGGCGACCCGAAGCTGGTGACGGTCCGCGGGAAAGAACTCATGGAGCGAGCCGAGCGGGTGTACGCGCCGGGTGATCTCGCCGCGGAAATCGCCGGCGAATTCGTTCCGGACGAGCGAATCGAGCAGCTTTCCTTCCCGATGACCCGGGACGAGAGCGCACTGCGGGCCGCCTGGGAGGAGGCCGCCGAAGTCGTCGCCCCCGCCGCCGAGACGGGGACAGTCGCCTTCGTGACCATCGGCGACCCGAAGATCTACTCCACGTTCTCGCATCTGGAGCGGGCGATGAAGGAGTACCAGGCGGTCGACGTGGAGACCGTGCCGGGCGTGAGTGTCCTTTCGGCCTTCACCGCGGCGATGGACGTGACGATCGACGACGGCCCGATCGACGTGCGGGAGGCCCGGGCCGGCGTTCCCACGGACGGTCCCGATCAGTGTCTCCTGCTGAAGGTGACCGACGTGACAGCGACACACCAAAAACTGACCGCGGCCGGCTACGACGTGATCTACGGTCGACGACTCTTCATGAACGACGCCACAGTGACCACCGAGCCCACGAGTCTCGAAGACGACTACTTCACCGTCGCGTTCGCCACACGGGGGCGATCGGCATGA
- a CDS encoding cobalt-precorrin-4/precorrin-4 C(11)-methyltransferase, whose product MSGVPWQQGEAIPFVGAGPGNPELITVAGREALEGADLVVHAGSLVNSDVLVAYAPDARWVDSAGKDLETLVETMATAYEDGEAVVRLHSGDPSIFGAALEQIDALAEREIPAYVIPGVTAAFAASATLGTQLTLSGIANHVAITRPRGKTLDAEQDHVTEFVGMGDVTTAVYLGTHAIEGMMDRLLEAGEDPETPVAVVYHASWPDEDVIKGTISDITAQVEAAGYQASALVLIGEAVTGGGYDRSHLYGGWATDAGDDS is encoded by the coding sequence ATGAGCGGCGTTCCCTGGCAGCAGGGCGAAGCGATCCCCTTCGTCGGGGCGGGGCCGGGCAACCCCGAACTCATTACGGTTGCCGGCCGCGAGGCCCTCGAAGGCGCCGACCTGGTGGTACATGCCGGGTCGCTCGTCAACAGCGACGTCCTAGTAGCCTACGCCCCCGACGCTCGCTGGGTCGATAGCGCCGGCAAGGATCTCGAAACGCTGGTCGAGACCATGGCCACGGCGTACGAGGACGGCGAGGCGGTCGTCCGGTTGCACAGCGGGGACCCCTCGATTTTCGGGGCCGCCCTCGAACAGATCGACGCGCTGGCCGAGCGGGAAATCCCGGCCTACGTGATCCCGGGCGTCACCGCCGCCTTCGCCGCGAGCGCCACGCTTGGCACCCAGCTCACCCTTTCGGGGATCGCCAACCACGTGGCGATCACGCGCCCGCGCGGAAAGACCCTCGACGCCGAGCAGGATCACGTGACCGAGTTCGTCGGCATGGGCGACGTGACGACGGCCGTCTACCTGGGCACACATGCCATCGAGGGGATGATGGACCGGCTGCTCGAGGCCGGCGAGGATCCCGAGACGCCGGTCGCCGTGGTCTATCACGCCTCCTGGCCCGACGAGGACGTGATCAAAGGCACGATCTCGGACATCACGGCCCAGGTCGAAGCGGCCGGCTACCAGGCGAGCGCGCTCGTACTGATCGGCGAGGCGGTCACCGGCGGCGGGTACGACCGCTCACATCTCTACGGCGGCTGGGCGACCGACGCGGGTGATGATTCGTGA
- the cbiG gene encoding cobalt-precorrin 5A hydrolase, with the protein MTGESEVDSVAVIAFERDTEAATEIATALEAPGRTVEHVEYADGVFEAAWDRDAIVAVMASGIVVRKIAPLLEDKWTDPAVVAIDGDHTWSLPLVGGHHGANRLAAELTAVGAVPAVTTATEAAGKQAVEGRAEALDATIETPDSTVATNLAVLREALGPVERLEGPRAVLVDEDVTVLRQSGDANLVLGTGCRAGTDAETCKQAWRGALEAADRELSEVAFVATGDLKAQEPGLREAAADLDLGLVTFERETLEDFEGPSPSKARELTGWPGIAEASALAGGHDHELLAEKRQFEDQVTVAIGR; encoded by the coding sequence GTGACCGGGGAGAGCGAGGTCGATTCGGTCGCGGTGATCGCCTTCGAGCGGGACACGGAGGCGGCCACCGAAATCGCCACCGCCCTGGAAGCGCCGGGCCGGACCGTCGAGCACGTGGAGTACGCTGACGGCGTGTTTGAGGCCGCGTGGGACCGGGATGCCATCGTGGCCGTGATGGCCAGTGGCATCGTCGTCCGGAAGATCGCCCCGCTGCTGGAAGACAAGTGGACCGACCCGGCCGTCGTAGCAATCGACGGAGATCACACCTGGTCGCTGCCACTCGTGGGCGGCCATCACGGGGCCAACCGCCTTGCAGCGGAACTCACTGCCGTCGGGGCCGTGCCGGCCGTAACCACGGCGACGGAGGCCGCCGGAAAACAGGCCGTCGAAGGGCGGGCCGAGGCACTCGACGCGACCATCGAGACCCCGGACTCCACGGTCGCGACGAACCTCGCCGTACTCCGCGAAGCGCTGGGGCCGGTCGAGCGCCTCGAAGGGCCCCGGGCGGTCCTGGTGGACGAGGACGTGACCGTCCTCCGGCAGTCGGGGGACGCCAACCTGGTCCTGGGAACCGGCTGCCGCGCCGGAACCGACGCCGAAACCTGCAAGCAGGCCTGGCGTGGGGCGCTCGAAGCCGCCGATCGCGAGCTCTCGGAGGTGGCTTTTGTCGCGACCGGCGACCTGAAAGCCCAGGAGCCGGGGTTACGTGAGGCTGCCGCGGATCTGGACCTCGGACTGGTAACTTTCGAGAGGGAGACCCTGGAGGACTTCGAGGGACCCAGTCCGTCGAAGGCCCGGGAACTGACCGGCTGGCCCGGCATTGCCGAGGCCAGTGCCCTCGCCGGCGGTCACGATCACGAGTTACTGGCCGAAAAGCGGCAGTTCGAGGACCAGGTTACGGTGGCGATCGGCCGATGA